One Carassius carassius chromosome 28, fCarCar2.1, whole genome shotgun sequence genomic window carries:
- the nudt8 gene encoding nucleoside diphosphate-linked moiety X motif 8 isoform X2 has product MTLQTHAEEEAASVTTSVRRHRADLVILRMFRTPHTKTCLNQLRLVSLLRGTHERGSSSLRRDDVQHKHFCSSTISRAFSDALDSPKHVCPPATIRIHTGTRFLLTHMSYGCMNWLHIPNAFLLFLHTSQSPTNRSKCQKSSIKRCCSVLKRSTESPSIFCGLSSIGPVLCKAAVQTRGLHRNAPQRPVMDQCLSAGNEARCRRSLQANAALYAREGKSWAAVLVCLCAVSGVPALLFTLRSATLKGRHKGDVSFAGGKKDPSDRTVVDTALREAHEELGIHISEEKVWGVLKPLRDTSGMMIAPVIANLGPLEVLSFQPNPSGRDFYPDA; this is encoded by the exons ATGACGCTTCAAACACACGCCGAAGAAGAAGCTGCTTCTGTCACAACATCCGTCAGACGTCATCGTGCTGATTTAGTTATTTTAAG GATGTTTCGGACTCCACACACAAAGACTTGTTTGAATCAGCTCAGACTGGTTTCGTTGCTCAGAGGCACTCATGAACGAGGCTCTTCTTCtttgagaagagatgatgtacAACACAAGCACTTCTGCTCCAGCACCATCTCTAGAGCTTTCTCTGATGCGTTGGACTCTCCTAAACATGTATGTCCACCGGCCACCATACGGATACACACTGGCACTCGTTTTCTATTAACACACATGAGTTATGGCTGTATGAACTGGCTACACATACCAAATGCTTTCTTGCTGTTTTTACACACCTCTCAAAGCCCCACTAATCGAAGCAAATGCCAGAAAAGCAGTATTAAAAGATGCTGCAGTGTCTTAAAGCGCAGCACAGAAAGCCCTAGCATCTTCTGTGGGTTGTCTAGCATTGGCCCAGTCCTTTGTAAAGCTGCAGTCCAGACTCGTGGGCTGCACAGAAACGCCCCTCAGCGGCCTGTGATGGACCAGTGTTTGTCTGCAGGGAACGAGGCTCGCTGCAGACGCTCGCTGCAGGCCAACGCTGCTCTGTACGCTCGGGAAGGGAAGAGCTGGGCCGCGGTGCTGGTGTGTCTGTGTGCCGTGAGCGGGGTTCCCGCGCTGCTCTTCACGCTCAGATCCGCCACACTGAAGGGCAGGCACAAAGGAGATGTCAG TTTCGCAGGGGGAAAGAAGGACCCGTCTGACAGGACAGTAGTAGACACGGCTCTCAGAGAAGCGCACGAGGAGCTGGGGATTCACATCAGTGAGGAGAAAGTGTGGGGTGTGCTCAAACCGCTGCGTGATACG